One stretch of Paenibacillus sp. FSL R5-0341 DNA includes these proteins:
- the hslV gene encoding ATP-dependent protease subunit HslV, whose amino-acid sequence MDMSFHATTICAVRHNGKAAIAGDGQVTMGQSVVMKNTAKKVRRLYRGQVVAGFAGSVADAITLFEKFEGKLEEHHGNLQRAAVELAKDWRQDRILRKLEALLIVMDKTGMLLISGGGEIIEPDDDVIAIGSGGNFALSAARALKRHAVNLEAKDIARESLQIASELCVYTNSNIIVEEL is encoded by the coding sequence ATGGATATGTCATTTCATGCTACAACGATCTGTGCTGTTCGTCATAATGGTAAAGCAGCAATCGCTGGTGATGGTCAGGTGACCATGGGCCAAAGCGTTGTGATGAAGAACACAGCCAAGAAGGTAAGACGATTGTACCGCGGACAGGTTGTTGCCGGGTTTGCCGGTTCTGTGGCGGATGCCATCACCCTGTTTGAGAAGTTCGAAGGCAAGCTGGAGGAGCACCATGGTAACCTGCAGCGGGCTGCCGTAGAGCTTGCCAAGGATTGGCGTCAGGATCGAATTTTGCGTAAGCTTGAGGCATTGTTGATTGTAATGGACAAAACAGGCATGCTGCTCATCTCAGGCGGCGGCGAAATTATTGAGCCCGATGATGACGTTATTGCTATCGGATCAGGTGGGAACTTTGCCTTATCTGCTGCGCGTGCGTTGAAACGTCATGCTGTGAACCTGGAAGCGAAGGACATTGCGCGCGAATCGCTTCAGATTGCCTCTGAGCTTTGTGTGTACACGAACAGTAATATTATTGTAGAAGAGTTATAA
- the hslU gene encoding ATP-dependent protease ATPase subunit HslU — MNTQALTPRQIVAELDKYIVGQKKAKKSVAVALRNRYRRSLLPEHTQDDIVPKNILMIGPTGVGKTEIARRLAKLVGAPFVKVEATKFTEVGYVGRDVESMVRDLIETSLRMVKLERTEKVKDKAEEAANERIVHILAPSQSKSKNQRNPFEMIFGNNGNNVQEQDEPEPDTGVAERRRKIKFDLLSGKLEDDIIEIDVEDTAPNMMDMFAGQGNDQMGMNMQEMFGSLLPRRTKKRKLAIKEARKVLIQEEAGKLIDMDDVTQESIRRAEQTGIIFIDEIDKVASQGRGSGPDVSREGVQRDILPIVEGSTVMTKYGPVKTDYILFMAAGAFHVAKPSDLIPELQGRFPIRVELSSLTLEEFVSILTEPQNALTKQYVDLLRTENIEIEFSDDAIREIAKLAESVNQNTENIGARRLHTILEKLLEDLSFEAPELTLERMVITPEYVREKLNDIALDRDLSQYIL; from the coding sequence ATGAATACTCAAGCGCTAACACCGAGACAGATTGTTGCAGAGCTTGACAAGTATATTGTAGGTCAAAAGAAAGCCAAAAAATCGGTAGCGGTAGCGCTTCGTAATCGTTATCGGCGTAGCCTTTTGCCTGAGCACACTCAGGACGACATTGTACCTAAAAATATCCTGATGATTGGACCTACCGGTGTGGGTAAAACGGAAATCGCCCGTCGCCTTGCTAAACTGGTGGGTGCGCCATTTGTAAAAGTGGAAGCTACCAAGTTCACCGAAGTGGGTTACGTTGGACGAGACGTTGAATCAATGGTGCGTGATCTGATTGAAACATCACTGCGGATGGTGAAGCTGGAACGGACTGAAAAAGTGAAGGACAAAGCTGAAGAAGCTGCCAATGAACGAATTGTACATATTTTGGCTCCCTCACAGTCCAAGTCCAAGAATCAACGCAATCCTTTTGAGATGATCTTTGGCAATAATGGTAACAACGTTCAGGAGCAGGATGAGCCAGAACCGGATACGGGAGTTGCGGAGCGTCGGCGCAAGATCAAGTTTGATCTGTTGTCCGGCAAATTGGAGGATGACATCATTGAAATTGATGTAGAGGACACTGCTCCTAACATGATGGACATGTTTGCTGGTCAGGGTAATGATCAGATGGGCATGAACATGCAGGAGATGTTTGGTAGCCTGTTGCCTCGTCGTACGAAAAAACGTAAGCTCGCCATTAAAGAAGCGCGCAAAGTGTTGATCCAGGAAGAAGCAGGCAAATTGATTGATATGGATGATGTTACCCAGGAGTCCATTCGCCGGGCAGAGCAGACAGGTATCATTTTCATTGATGAAATCGACAAGGTAGCCAGTCAAGGACGCGGTAGCGGTCCGGATGTATCCCGTGAGGGTGTTCAACGGGACATTCTGCCTATCGTCGAAGGTTCAACGGTAATGACGAAGTATGGCCCTGTCAAAACGGATTATATTCTGTTTATGGCAGCTGGCGCATTCCACGTCGCTAAACCCTCTGATCTGATTCCCGAGCTTCAGGGACGCTTCCCGATTCGTGTGGAACTGAGCAGTCTTACACTGGAGGAGTTTGTATCCATTCTGACTGAGCCGCAAAATGCATTGACCAAGCAGTATGTTGATTTGCTGCGCACCGAAAATATTGAGATTGAGTTCTCGGATGATGCCATTCGTGAAATCGCCAAATTGGCTGAATCCGTCAATCAAAATACAGAGAATATAGGTGCCCGCCGCTTGCATACGATCTTGGAAAAGCTTTTGGAGGATTTATCCTTTGAGGCACCTGAGCTTACCCTGGAACGTATGGTGATTACTCCAGAGTATGTACGTGAGAAATTAAATGATATTGCACTTGATCGTGACTTAAGTCAGTACATCCTGTAA
- the flgB gene encoding flagellar basal body rod protein FlgB, whose translation MNLLNDISFKRLQGALDASNIRQRTIADNIANADTPYFKRSDVSFEEMLQGQMNGDMPVLKGKVTDARHFVIGPSSSVPTPVVNMDQSTSMNNNENNVDIDREMSLLAENQLRYNAYIQQVNEQIKIMRVGVEGR comes from the coding sequence GTGAATCTTTTAAACGATATTAGCTTTAAAAGATTGCAAGGTGCACTCGATGCGTCCAACATCAGACAACGAACGATTGCTGACAACATCGCGAATGCCGATACCCCGTATTTCAAGCGCTCAGACGTTTCTTTTGAAGAGATGTTGCAGGGGCAAATGAATGGAGATATGCCTGTTCTTAAAGGTAAAGTAACTGATGCAAGGCATTTTGTCATAGGTCCTTCCTCTTCCGTTCCAACGCCAGTAGTTAATATGGACCAGTCAACGTCCATGAATAACAACGAAAACAATGTCGATATAGACAGAGAAATGAGTCTTCTGGCGGAGAATCAGTTGCGTTACAACGCTTATATCCAGCAAGTGAATGAACAAATTAAAATCATGCGCGTTGGCGTGGAAGGGAGATAA
- the flgC gene encoding flagellar basal body rod protein FlgC yields the protein MNISNSFSISASALTAQRLRMDVISSNIANAETTRANVSNGEAVPYKRKMVVLEPNKTSFGTMLQNQMRGNGSGDGVRVTEIREDQSPLKPVYDPSHPDANAEGYVFMPNVDIAKEMVDMISASRSYEANVTALNSTKAMISKALEIGR from the coding sequence TTGAACATTAGTAATAGTTTTAGTATCAGTGCATCAGCGCTGACGGCTCAACGCTTGCGGATGGACGTTATATCTTCCAACATTGCGAACGCAGAGACGACGCGCGCGAACGTATCCAATGGTGAGGCGGTTCCTTACAAACGAAAAATGGTGGTGCTTGAACCAAATAAAACGTCTTTTGGTACCATGCTACAAAATCAGATGCGAGGCAACGGTTCAGGAGATGGCGTCAGAGTCACTGAGATTCGTGAAGATCAGTCACCACTCAAGCCTGTCTACGATCCTTCTCATCCAGATGCCAACGCAGAAGGATATGTATTTATGCCTAACGTGGATATTGCGAAAGAAATGGTCGACATGATCTCAGCTTCGCGTTCCTATGAGGCAAACGTAACAGCATTGAATTCAACTAAAGCGATGATTTCTAAAGCTTTGGAGATTGGAAGATAA
- the fliE gene encoding flagellar hook-basal body complex protein FliE has product MIQNNMFSTQGIQPLQMKSATESKPSTPAETIQSFGTYLQNALSSVAAQETQSHEMSNQFLVGNANVDQVMIASEQALLSLQLTTQVRNKVVEAYQEIMRTQL; this is encoded by the coding sequence ATGATTCAGAACAACATGTTTAGCACACAAGGGATACAGCCGCTACAGATGAAGAGCGCAACCGAAAGCAAGCCTTCTACACCAGCCGAAACCATTCAGAGCTTCGGTACATACTTACAGAACGCATTAAGCTCTGTCGCTGCACAGGAGACTCAATCGCATGAAATGTCGAATCAATTTTTAGTAGGGAATGCGAATGTGGATCAAGTGATGATCGCTTCAGAACAGGCCCTGTTAAGCCTACAACTCACCACTCAAGTCCGAAACAAAGTGGTCGAAGCATACCAGGAAATTATGCGAACGCAATTATAA
- the fliF gene encoding flagellar basal-body MS-ring/collar protein FliF, producing the protein MNERIAQYRDKASQYWNSFSKKQKVLFISTFLFLILAAVVLTMQLSKTEYEVAFTDLNASDSAGVISYLDSSSIPYKLSSDGKTISVPSTSVAIAKVNVGSQGIIQNGSLGYKSFEESSSPIGMTDKEFDVKYNNALNGEVEQLLQRMQGIQDAKVLVNMPKDNIFAGLEEQDKASASVALQFKPGYHPNQAAVDGYFNLVKTAIPNLPIENITITNTDEAELIPTARGGSGGLSSEVQENMALQKKFENDVRNNVKQFLSQIVGEDKVNVLVASKLNFDKETRKENLVTPVDVENMKGIEISVQEIQKSYTGASNPTGGVAGTGQEEVPGYPSADGAGNSTSEESSSTINYDVNRIAKDIISSPYTVKDLTINVAVEPPNGETELQGPVQDAIENILVNIVRASLADSGTVISDADLIKKVSVMSQGFQTASADNTGFQLSSTMMWGGGALIAALIAAVVILLVRRRRKQNEEEEEEIPLPIATEFPSITLDSVTNESQVRKQLESLAKKKPDEFVNLLRTWLADE; encoded by the coding sequence GTGAATGAGAGAATCGCCCAGTACAGGGATAAGGCATCCCAGTATTGGAATAGTTTTAGCAAAAAGCAAAAAGTATTATTTATATCCACCTTCCTGTTTCTGATTTTGGCTGCAGTTGTACTCACGATGCAATTGTCCAAGACCGAATATGAAGTTGCGTTCACAGACTTGAATGCAAGTGATTCAGCAGGCGTTATCAGTTATCTAGATTCATCTAGTATTCCATACAAATTAAGTTCGGATGGCAAGACGATATCCGTGCCAAGCACGAGTGTTGCGATTGCAAAAGTGAATGTCGGATCTCAAGGGATTATTCAGAATGGTTCATTGGGATATAAGTCATTCGAGGAATCATCATCCCCGATCGGGATGACGGATAAAGAGTTTGATGTAAAGTACAACAATGCTTTAAACGGAGAAGTTGAACAGTTGCTTCAGCGGATGCAAGGGATACAGGATGCCAAAGTGCTGGTCAATATGCCGAAAGATAATATCTTTGCTGGTTTAGAAGAACAGGATAAAGCATCAGCGTCGGTAGCTCTCCAATTTAAACCGGGTTATCACCCAAATCAGGCAGCGGTAGATGGATACTTTAACTTGGTTAAAACCGCAATTCCTAATCTGCCTATTGAGAACATTACGATTACCAATACGGATGAAGCAGAACTGATTCCAACTGCCCGAGGTGGTAGTGGCGGGTTGTCTTCTGAAGTTCAAGAAAACATGGCATTACAGAAAAAGTTTGAAAACGATGTTCGTAATAACGTGAAGCAATTTCTTTCTCAAATTGTAGGCGAAGACAAGGTCAATGTTTTGGTAGCCTCCAAGCTTAATTTTGACAAAGAAACACGTAAAGAAAATCTGGTCACACCCGTTGACGTAGAGAACATGAAAGGCATCGAGATCAGTGTGCAGGAGATTCAGAAGAGCTACACTGGTGCAAGCAACCCAACAGGTGGTGTTGCTGGTACAGGGCAAGAGGAAGTTCCGGGTTATCCATCAGCTGATGGAGCAGGGAATTCCACCTCGGAAGAATCATCAAGCACTATAAACTACGATGTTAATCGCATTGCCAAGGATATTATTTCCAGTCCTTATACTGTAAAAGATTTAACCATTAACGTTGCAGTTGAACCACCAAATGGAGAAACAGAATTACAGGGGCCAGTTCAGGACGCAATTGAGAACATTTTGGTTAACATTGTTCGCGCTTCATTGGCAGACTCAGGTACCGTAATAAGTGACGCCGATCTGATAAAGAAAGTTTCAGTCATGTCACAAGGGTTCCAGACTGCCTCCGCAGACAATACGGGCTTCCAGCTATCCTCAACGATGATGTGGGGCGGAGGCGCACTCATAGCAGCATTGATCGCAGCGGTTGTTATTTTGTTAGTACGCCGTCGCCGCAAACAAAACGAAGAAGAAGAAGAAGAGATTCCTCTTCCAATAGCAACAGAGTTCCCGTCCATTACGCTGGACAGTGTAACGAACGAAAGTCAGGTGCGCAAACAATTGGAGAGTTTGGCCAAGAAAAAGCCAGACGAATTCGTCAATCTGCTGCGTACATGGCTGGCTGACGAATAG
- the fliG gene encoding flagellar motor switch protein FliG, producing MAKASSQGLTGRQKAAILLITLGPEVSAQIFKHLRDEEIEQLTLEIANVRKVDSSEKDMIMAEFHQICLAQEYISQGGINYAREILEKALGSSKALEVINRLTATLQVRPFDFARKADPNQILNFIQNESPQTIALVLSYLQFEQAAAILSSLPQEKQADVARRVAVMDSTSPEVISQVERVLEQKLSSTVTQDYTNAGGIESIVQILNGVDRGTERTILDSLEIQDPELAEEIKKRMFVFEDIVNVDDRSIQRIIRDIDNADLQLALKVASEEVRDAVFRNMSKRMSETFKEEMEFMGPVRLRDVEEAQTRIVGTIRRLEEAGEIIIARGGGDDIIV from the coding sequence GTGGCAAAGGCAAGCAGTCAAGGGCTGACTGGCAGACAAAAAGCAGCAATATTGTTGATTACATTAGGTCCGGAAGTTTCGGCACAGATATTCAAACATCTGCGGGATGAGGAAATCGAGCAACTCACGTTGGAGATTGCCAACGTTCGCAAAGTTGATTCTTCCGAAAAGGACATGATCATGGCCGAGTTTCACCAGATCTGTCTGGCGCAGGAATATATCTCTCAGGGCGGTATCAATTATGCGAGAGAAATCCTGGAGAAAGCTTTGGGTTCTTCCAAAGCACTTGAAGTTATTAATCGTTTAACAGCTACATTGCAGGTCAGACCGTTTGATTTTGCACGCAAAGCGGATCCCAATCAGATTTTGAACTTTATTCAGAATGAAAGTCCGCAAACAATCGCGCTGGTTCTGTCTTATCTCCAGTTCGAACAGGCTGCAGCGATTCTGTCATCGTTGCCTCAAGAGAAGCAGGCAGATGTCGCTCGCCGCGTTGCAGTTATGGATAGTACTTCGCCAGAAGTTATCTCTCAAGTGGAGCGGGTTCTGGAACAAAAGCTATCTTCTACCGTAACGCAGGATTACACGAATGCGGGTGGTATCGAATCGATCGTTCAGATTTTGAACGGAGTGGATCGTGGTACAGAGCGTACCATTTTGGACTCACTCGAAATTCAGGATCCAGAGCTTGCTGAGGAGATCAAAAAACGCATGTTTGTATTCGAAGATATCGTCAATGTGGATGATCGTTCGATTCAGCGTATTATTCGGGATATCGACAACGCAGATCTACAACTCGCACTCAAAGTGGCAAGCGAAGAAGTTCGGGATGCCGTGTTCCGGAATATGTCGAAACGGATGTCAGAGACATTCAAAGAAGAGATGGAGTTCATGGGACCTGTGCGGTTGCGTGATGTTGAGGAAGCTCAAACACGCATTGTAGGAACGATACGCAGATTGGAAGAAGCCGGTGAGATCATTATCGCACGCGGTGGAGGAGATGATATCATTGTCTAA
- a CDS encoding FliH/SctL family protein, giving the protein MSNLIKSFQYVPVDDRKRLENHHHYGGTEESETELNGESAEGSETETLQARVDEETQRLTAEMLEDAKEFAEKQVREASEEAERMLQEAREQIDTWWQEQRQQDEHLTEALRSQGFQQGFEEGKVQAELDLQVQIEKMMKEAQEVLQEAYVAKDQIIQEAEPFLVDLACGIAEKVIDKQLTIEPDHTLELIRQSLSRKREQGLITLCVAPDQFTFVQAAREELSLSIDSQAELQILPDSTVKDKGCVIRSSFGSVDARIDTQLAEIKKELVRIALEDEERKNQHEGS; this is encoded by the coding sequence TTGTCTAATTTGATTAAATCTTTCCAGTATGTACCTGTTGATGACCGCAAAAGACTTGAAAATCATCATCATTATGGTGGTACTGAGGAGTCTGAAACGGAGTTAAATGGTGAAAGTGCTGAAGGTTCTGAAACAGAAACGCTTCAAGCACGCGTGGACGAAGAAACACAACGTCTTACCGCAGAGATGCTGGAAGATGCCAAGGAGTTTGCAGAAAAGCAAGTACGTGAAGCTTCAGAAGAGGCAGAGCGCATGCTTCAAGAAGCCCGTGAACAGATCGATACCTGGTGGCAGGAACAAAGACAACAGGATGAACATCTGACCGAAGCACTTCGTTCACAAGGTTTCCAACAGGGTTTTGAAGAAGGCAAAGTACAGGCTGAACTGGATCTCCAGGTGCAGATCGAAAAGATGATGAAGGAAGCTCAGGAAGTGCTTCAGGAGGCTTATGTAGCAAAAGATCAGATTATTCAGGAAGCCGAACCATTTCTTGTTGATCTCGCTTGCGGGATTGCTGAGAAAGTCATTGATAAACAACTTACCATTGAACCCGATCACACCTTGGAACTGATTCGTCAGAGTTTGTCACGTAAACGGGAACAAGGCTTGATCACACTGTGTGTGGCTCCTGATCAATTTACATTTGTACAGGCAGCTCGCGAAGAACTGTCTCTGTCCATTGACTCTCAGGCAGAATTGCAGATTTTGCCTGATTCAACGGTCAAAGATAAGGGATGTGTCATCCGTTCTTCGTTCGGAAGTGTAGATGCGAGAATTGACACACAGCTTGCTGAGATAAAAAAAGAACTGGTCCGCATAGCACTTGAGGATGAGGAGCGAAAAAATCAACATGAAGGTTCTTAG
- the fliI gene encoding flagellar protein export ATPase FliI → MKVLSSQRYMEHLRQFDPVRINGKVTQVIGLMVESEGPDASIGDVCYIYPGKSAKPLQAEVVGFRDNKVLLMPLGELQSIGPGCDVVGTGKPLGVQVGSELLGKVLDGLGQPLDGSLLPSRMPMYSTSNTPVNPMDRPRVLETMGVGVRAIDGLLTVGKGQRVGIFAGSGVGKSTLMGMIARNTAADVNVIALVGERGREVRDFIERDLGPEGLERSVVIVATSDQPALIRIKGAVIATTIAEYFRDRGMNVMLMMDSVTRYAMAQREVGLAVGEPPAMRGYTPSVFASLPKLLERAGTGPTGSITAFYTVLVDGDDMNEPIADAVRGILDGHIVLNRSIANKGHFPAIDVLASISRVMKDIAPEEQLEAVNNMKRLMAVYKESEDLINIGAYQRGSNAAIDESIDQIDSIWNFTKQKVDEKVTLSEVQERLILEFARR, encoded by the coding sequence ATGAAGGTTCTTAGTTCACAGCGATATATGGAACATTTGCGGCAATTTGATCCCGTGCGCATTAACGGCAAGGTTACTCAGGTCATTGGCCTTATGGTTGAGTCCGAAGGGCCGGATGCAAGTATCGGTGATGTATGTTACATCTACCCTGGTAAGTCGGCCAAGCCTCTCCAGGCTGAAGTCGTTGGGTTTCGAGATAACAAAGTGCTGCTTATGCCACTGGGTGAACTGCAATCCATAGGTCCTGGTTGCGATGTAGTGGGTACGGGTAAACCACTCGGTGTTCAGGTAGGCTCTGAATTGCTCGGTAAAGTCCTGGACGGACTAGGACAACCGCTAGACGGTTCCCTCCTGCCATCCAGAATGCCGATGTACTCTACATCCAATACACCTGTCAATCCAATGGATCGTCCACGTGTACTTGAAACGATGGGTGTTGGTGTAAGAGCTATTGATGGATTGTTGACCGTAGGTAAGGGACAGCGTGTAGGTATTTTTGCCGGTTCAGGTGTTGGTAAGAGTACATTGATGGGCATGATCGCCCGTAATACAGCGGCGGATGTCAATGTTATCGCACTTGTAGGTGAGCGTGGACGTGAGGTTCGCGACTTTATTGAACGGGATCTGGGTCCGGAAGGACTGGAACGCTCCGTAGTCATTGTTGCAACATCAGATCAACCTGCCCTGATTCGGATCAAGGGGGCGGTTATTGCAACCACCATTGCAGAGTATTTCCGGGACCGTGGAATGAACGTGATGCTGATGATGGACTCGGTTACCCGATATGCGATGGCACAAAGGGAAGTTGGTTTGGCCGTAGGTGAACCTCCGGCAATGAGAGGATATACTCCATCGGTATTTGCAAGTTTGCCCAAACTGCTTGAACGGGCGGGTACAGGGCCTACGGGCTCGATTACAGCCTTTTACACTGTTCTGGTTGATGGGGATGACATGAACGAACCGATCGCGGATGCGGTGAGGGGTATCTTGGATGGCCACATAGTGTTAAACCGGTCCATTGCGAATAAAGGTCATTTTCCTGCGATCGATGTGTTGGCCAGCATAAGTCGTGTCATGAAGGATATTGCCCCGGAAGAGCAGCTGGAAGCCGTCAATAATATGAAACGTTTGATGGCTGTCTACAAAGAGTCAGAAGATTTGATCAATATTGGAGCTTACCAGCGGGGATCAAATGCAGCGATAGATGAATCGATAGATCAGATTGATAGCATATGGAACTTTACAAAGCAGAAAGTCGACGAGAAAGTCACCTTAAGTGAAGTACAGGAACGTTTGATTCTTGAATTTGCAAGGAGATGA
- the fliJ gene encoding flagellar export protein FliJ: MKFRYHFQKVVDLKSNEKTQAEWMLSTAIGKLQTEEEHLIQLLNDRSNLVGIIQSATENTASVNSLQEMQRYVHHLDECISRKNSDVKHAQVNVQRNQTFLNGKMIDEKVWLGARDKAKIKFQQEMLLREQNDLDEMATVRFAAKAGRAN; the protein is encoded by the coding sequence ATGAAATTTCGATATCATTTCCAGAAAGTTGTTGACCTGAAGAGTAATGAGAAAACACAGGCAGAGTGGATGTTATCCACAGCGATCGGTAAACTTCAGACGGAGGAAGAACATCTGATACAACTTCTTAATGATAGAAGTAATCTGGTCGGCATTATCCAATCTGCTACGGAAAATACAGCGTCTGTGAACAGTCTGCAGGAGATGCAGCGTTATGTACATCACCTTGACGAGTGCATTTCACGCAAAAACAGTGATGTTAAACATGCTCAGGTCAATGTGCAACGGAATCAGACCTTTCTAAACGGTAAGATGATTGACGAAAAAGTATGGCTTGGAGCGAGAGACAAGGCGAAAATCAAATTTCAGCAGGAGATGCTCCTCCGGGAACAGAACGATCTGGACGAGATGGCTACTGTACGCTTCGCTGCCAAAGCCGGACGCGCGAATTGA
- a CDS encoding DUF4088 family protein, with protein MAVKDDSDMEKESGGGWEKFLMISIPIVFTVVLLGVLLTLFNVDIRNNLFEFANKIPVVKEWVPDPVLDPEKEKLEKSEQQVESAEATIEKLKSQVTAKETELKAAQEATTTEAKKATDLQKKLDDAEKAAETATAATPETESDYQKQIKDLAKMYADMSPSKAAPILQNMTNEEMVLLLNAMQSSARTKVLEKMDPKTAADVTMMMKDAKPSGDLALDALQSRLKKETEATSTAATTTSKNLDKNQLSQTFASMSASSGAKLLLETYKLSPDKTLTILNSVDDATRSQLLENMSSEDSVETAKILNRLMGNK; from the coding sequence ATGGCTGTTAAAGATGATAGCGACATGGAAAAAGAGTCGGGAGGCGGTTGGGAAAAATTTCTCATGATTTCAATCCCGATTGTATTCACCGTAGTATTGCTAGGCGTATTGCTTACGCTTTTTAATGTAGATATTCGTAACAATTTATTTGAATTTGCCAACAAGATTCCGGTAGTTAAGGAATGGGTACCTGATCCTGTGCTGGACCCGGAGAAAGAGAAGCTGGAGAAGAGCGAGCAGCAAGTTGAAAGTGCTGAAGCGACAATCGAAAAGCTGAAGTCCCAAGTAACCGCCAAAGAAACAGAGCTCAAGGCAGCACAGGAAGCGACAACAACTGAAGCGAAGAAAGCGACGGACCTTCAGAAGAAGTTGGATGATGCAGAAAAAGCTGCTGAAACCGCTACGGCGGCAACACCGGAAACGGAATCTGATTATCAGAAGCAGATCAAAGATTTGGCTAAAATGTATGCTGACATGAGCCCAAGCAAAGCCGCACCGATTTTGCAAAATATGACGAATGAGGAAATGGTACTTTTGTTGAATGCCATGCAATCATCTGCTCGGACCAAGGTGCTTGAAAAGATGGACCCGAAAACAGCCGCCGATGTCACCATGATGATGAAGGATGCCAAACCGTCCGGAGATCTGGCACTGGATGCGCTGCAATCCAGATTGAAGAAAGAAACCGAAGCAACCTCAACTGCAGCAACAACGACGAGCAAAAACCTGGATAAAAACCAGCTGAGTCAAACATTTGCTTCCATGTCTGCTTCAAGTGGTGCCAAGCTTCTATTGGAAACATACAAGTTAAGTCCTGATAAAACATTGACGATCCTGAATTCAGTAGACGATGCGACACGCTCTCAATTGCTTGAAAACATGTCTTCTGAGGATTCGGTAGAAACTGCAAAGATTTTGAACAGATTAATGGGTAACAAGTAG